The following DNA comes from Acidobacteriota bacterium.
CACCGAATCTCTGCTCTTTTACGTGGTGATACTGGGAGCCCTGCTGGCCGGGCTCATCGCTTCCGGCGTCGGGCTGAGTGCGCTCATGCAAAACTTCCGGCCGGTCCTGATCATTGTGGCCGTTACGTTTGCTTACCACCTGGTGTTTTCAGGCCGCGACACCGCGGTCCAGTTCACGCTTCTCGGCTTTGACGTCACCAGTGGAGCCCTGATGACCGCCTCCTTCTTTTCGCTTCGCTTAGTGCTCTTTCTGTCCATGGCTTTCCTTGTCACGCTCACCAGTTCGCCCTCGGAGCTTGCTGAAGCCGTCACACGGCTGCTGAGGCCATTGAAAAGAGTCCGCGTCCCGGTGGACGATCTGGGGCTGATCCTGTTCATGGCGCTGCGCTTTATCCCCATTCTTTATGGTGAGTTCATGGCCATTAAACATGCCCAGATTATACGAGGAGTGAGTTTCTCAGGTTCGCTGGTCAATAGGATTCGCCGGACCTCCAGCCTTCTGGTGCCCGTCCTTGTGACGGCAATCGCTCGGGCCGACGACCTGGCCCTGGCCATCGAAGCGCGCGGTTATCGGAGCGGTCAGCCCAGGACGTTCTACAGCCGGGCCCTGGTAGGTCGAAAAGAGTGGGCTTTCATAGCCACAAGCTGTCTGGCAACAAGTCTGTTATACTGGATTATGCGCTGAGTATGGCCGAGCGGAATATCAGATTGACTGTCGACTATGACGGTACGCAGTATGCGGGCTGGCAGATGCAGACCGACCAGAGAACGATTCAGGGTGAACTTACAGAGGCCATTTACAGGACGACGGGTCAGCGGGTCAACCTGATCGGAGCCGGCCGCACGGATGCCGGGGTGCACGCGCTGGGCCAGGTGGCGAATTTCCGTATCGAGCACCGGCTGGAGCCGGCACGATACAAGCAGGCTGTCAATTTCCATCTGCCGGATGACGTACACGTCAGGGAGTCAGTCGATGTGCCCCTGGAGTTTCATGCCCGGTTTGACGCGAGATTCAGGCGGTATCGGTACCTGATCGACGCCGAGCCGTCGGCAGTTCACCGGCATTTTCGCTGGCACCAGGAGGATCTGGACCAGGAGCTGTTGTGCCGGGCGGCATCTCTGGTGCCGGGTGAGCATGATTTCGCGCCATTTTGCGTGACGGCATCGCGGAAAGACAGTAACGTGTGCCGGGTAGGATCTTCCCGGTGGCGGTCGGTCGGTTCGCTGCTGGTGTACGAGATCAGGGCGGATCGGTTTCTCCACGGGATGGTCCGGTCGCTGGTCGGGGCGATGGTCAATCTGGCTCGGATACGCAGGGACCGCCACCCGGAAAACTTGACTTTGTCACGGTTCAGAGATATTTTACTGGCTCCCAGTGAGATACGGGTCGTGTTCACCGCCCCGGCGCACGGTCTCTATCTTGTATCTGTAGGTTATTAGCATGGGATACGACACATGAAATTCTTCATTGACTCCGCCAACCTCGACGATATCAAGGAAGCCGCGGCCATGGGTGTGCTTGATGGTGTGACGACCAACCCGTCGCTGGCCGCCAAAGAGAGCACTCCGTACCGGGAACTGCTGGCTCAAATCTGTAAGCTTGTCCCGGGGCCCGTCTCCGCCGAGGTGCTCGCGACCGACACCGACGGCATGATCCGCGAAGCCGAGGAACTGGCCGCCATAGGCGACAACATCGTTGTTAAGATACCCACTATTCTGGAAGGCCTCCGGGTGATAAAGGAACTGAACGGTCGCGGGATTATGACCAATGCCACGCTGGTGTTCAGTCCGATGCAGGCACTGCTCGTGGCCAAGGCCGGGGCGACCTTTGTATCGCCGTTTGTGGGCCGGCTTGACGACATATCCAGCGACGGCATGGACCTGGTATCGCAGATTGTCACGATCTACGGTAACTACGGTTTCAGCACGGAGGTGATCGTCGCGTCGGTGCGGCATCCCATGCATGCCGTGGAGGCCGCCCGCATGGGCGCCCACGTGATTACCATGCCGCTGGCCGTGATTCGTAACCTGATTCGGCACCCGCTGACCGACATCGGCCTGGAGAAGTTTCTCAGCGATTTCAGGAAGGCGAGCAAGAATCAATGATTGAACGGTACACCTTGCCCGAGATGGGCGCGCTCTGGACCAGGGAGGCCACGTTTGACAGCTGGCTGGAGGTCGAAATCGAGGCCGCACGGGCCATGGCCTACTACAAGATCATTCCTCAAGAGGCCTTCCGCAGCATTCTCAAAAAGGCGAATTTCGACATAGCCCGCATTGACGAGATCGAAAAGGACGTCAATCACGACGTTATCGCCTTCCTGACCTCGGTCTCGGAGGCGGTGGGGGAAGATGCCCGGTATCTGCACTTTGGCATGACGTCATCGGACGTGCTTGACACCGCGCTGTCGCTGCGCATGATGCGGGCGTCGGCCATTATCGACAAGAAGGTTGACTCGGCGCTTCGGCTGATCCGAAAACTCGCCCACAGGCATAAGACTACCCCTTGCATCGCGCGCACACACGGCGTCCTGGCTGAACCGACCACGGTAGGACTGAAATTCGCCGTCTGGTATACCGAACTCAAGCGCCGGCGCGCGTTGTTCAAGGCCGCGACGAAATCCGTATCAGTGGGGAAAATCTCCGGGGCAGTGGGCAATTACGCTAACCTTGACCCGAAGGTTGAGAAAGCCGTCTGCAGGCGGCTCGGGCTGGCGCCGGCGCTGGTATCGACCCAGGTAGTGCAGCGGGACCGCCACGCCGAGTACATCACCGCCCTGGCCCTGATGGCCTCTTCGCTGGAGAAGTTTGCCACGGAGGTG
Coding sequences within:
- the fsa gene encoding fructose-6-phosphate aldolase codes for the protein MKFFIDSANLDDIKEAAAMGVLDGVTTNPSLAAKESTPYRELLAQICKLVPGPVSAEVLATDTDGMIREAEELAAIGDNIVVKIPTILEGLRVIKELNGRGIMTNATLVFSPMQALLVAKAGATFVSPFVGRLDDISSDGMDLVSQIVTIYGNYGFSTEVIVASVRHPMHAVEAARMGAHVITMPLAVIRNLIRHPLTDIGLEKFLSDFRKASKNQ
- a CDS encoding energy-coupling factor transporter transmembrane component T, whose translation is MLRSNSILLGQYRPLDSFLHSLDARAKLLPVLLVLVLGLLTESLLFYVVILGALLAGLIASGVGLSALMQNFRPVLIIVAVTFAYHLVFSGRDTAVQFTLLGFDVTSGALMTASFFSLRLVLFLSMAFLVTLTSSPSELAEAVTRLLRPLKRVRVPVDDLGLILFMALRFIPILYGEFMAIKHAQIIRGVSFSGSLVNRIRRTSSLLVPVLVTAIARADDLALAIEARGYRSGQPRTFYSRALVGRKEWAFIATSCLATSLLYWIMR
- the purB gene encoding adenylosuccinate lyase, whose product is MIERYTLPEMGALWTREATFDSWLEVEIEAARAMAYYKIIPQEAFRSILKKANFDIARIDEIEKDVNHDVIAFLTSVSEAVGEDARYLHFGMTSSDVLDTALSLRMMRASAIIDKKVDSALRLIRKLAHRHKTTPCIARTHGVLAEPTTVGLKFAVWYTELKRRRALFKAATKSVSVGKISGAVGNYANLDPKVEKAVCRRLGLAPALVSTQVVQRDRHAEYITALALMASSLEKFATEVRNLQRTEIGEMFEGFGKRQKGSSAMPHKKNPITAERITGIARLLRGYAVSAMENVPLWHERDIAHSSVERVIIPDAVIIIDYDLQKFIELLRGLTVNEKRMLENIFWAGGLVFSQRLLLKLAGPVGSRDEAYRMVQRNGLLATAGKGSFRDLVRRDEEIRKYLSLPEIDDCFDLSYYTKHVGKIFRRVFGS
- the truA gene encoding tRNA pseudouridine(38-40) synthase TruA — translated: MAERNIRLTVDYDGTQYAGWQMQTDQRTIQGELTEAIYRTTGQRVNLIGAGRTDAGVHALGQVANFRIEHRLEPARYKQAVNFHLPDDVHVRESVDVPLEFHARFDARFRRYRYLIDAEPSAVHRHFRWHQEDLDQELLCRAASLVPGEHDFAPFCVTASRKDSNVCRVGSSRWRSVGSLLVYEIRADRFLHGMVRSLVGAMVNLARIRRDRHPENLTLSRFRDILLAPSEIRVVFTAPAHGLYLVSVGY